The following coding sequences are from one Paenibacillus sp. JDR-2 window:
- a CDS encoding Lrp/AsnC family transcriptional regulator, which produces MLDSIDNHILQRLSQNSRISYTDLAKEVGLSGVAVKERIDRLVNQGIIEQFSIVINAERLGKKISAYLELEAQPEHLDEILESLKANERVVVLYEMTGPCLLHVHYLVEDMDEVDRFMHESIYSLKGILRAQNQILLKRHKNQDGLNI; this is translated from the coding sequence ATGCTGGATTCCATCGATAATCATATTTTGCAGAGGCTGTCGCAGAACAGCCGGATTTCATATACCGATCTGGCCAAAGAGGTAGGCTTGTCGGGAGTTGCGGTGAAGGAGCGGATCGACAGGCTTGTGAATCAAGGCATTATCGAGCAGTTCTCCATTGTCATCAACGCGGAAAGATTGGGCAAAAAGATATCCGCCTACCTGGAGCTGGAGGCTCAGCCTGAGCATCTGGACGAGATTCTGGAATCGCTGAAGGCCAACGAGCGCGTTGTTGTTCTCTACGAGATGACAGGTCCTTGCCTGCTTCACGTTCATTATCTGGTGGAGGATATGGACGAGGTGGACCGGTTCATGCACGAGTCGATCTATTCGCTAAAAGGGATACTGCGCGCCCAGAATCAGATTCTGCTCAAACGCCATAAGAATCAGGACGGCCTTAATATTTAA
- a CDS encoding DeoR/GlpR family DNA-binding transcription regulator — MTQEERIKSIVDYMKLNRNISMEDICTLYEVSYDTARRDLVKMESDGLIVRVRGGAILSSMTRSVSSYKDRLTEAGSKRSIAMTAASLIRDGEYVMLDTGTTTQYVAEFMSTTENVVVTNSIDVAGVLCDKPQIATHLLGGMLNSWHRYAFGPRTVEMLNDIRVDKLFLGTCGITTEGLFTPTEEEAYLKREMIKRANQVIMLADSAKFDKSLFHRVCPFDAIDLLITDVNPPAPFDKLLQDHNIEVIVASPLPK; from the coding sequence ATGACGCAAGAGGAACGGATTAAATCAATCGTTGATTATATGAAGCTGAACCGGAATATTAGCATGGAAGATATCTGTACCCTGTACGAAGTATCCTACGACACGGCAAGGCGCGATCTGGTCAAGATGGAATCGGATGGCCTGATTGTCCGCGTGCGCGGCGGAGCGATTCTCTCGTCCATGACCAGATCGGTGAGCAGCTACAAAGACAGATTAACCGAGGCAGGAAGCAAGCGTTCCATCGCAATGACGGCCGCCTCTCTTATCCGGGACGGAGAGTATGTCATGCTGGATACCGGAACCACAACGCAATATGTCGCCGAATTTATGTCCACAACGGAAAATGTGGTTGTCACGAACTCGATCGACGTTGCCGGCGTGCTTTGCGACAAGCCGCAGATTGCTACCCATTTGCTTGGAGGCATGCTGAACTCCTGGCACCGGTACGCCTTTGGACCGCGCACGGTCGAGATGCTGAACGACATCCGGGTAGACAAGCTTTTTCTCGGCACATGCGGCATTACAACCGAGGGTTTGTTCACCCCTACGGAGGAAGAAGCGTATCTTAAGAGGGAAATGATCAAACGGGCGAATCAGGTCATCATGCTGGCCGATTCGGCCAAATTCGATAAAAGCCTGTTTCACCGCGTATGCCCGTTTGACGCTATCGATCTGCTTATTACGGACGTTAATCCGCCTGCTCCTTTCGATAAGCTGCTGCAAGACCACAATATAGAAGTGATTGTTGCTTCCCCATTGCCAAAATGA
- a CDS encoding helix-turn-helix domain-containing protein: MAKKQTDYAIYNERPYGILIAGYYNETADYAIQRPSGSRDWLLMYTVSGEGQVQKNNQSTVTCGAGDIAVLMPGIPHHYGTKGTSWEFIWVHFIPDPEWSTWLRLPGSDERLFFRHVGKGDSRDSIHEALARMVRHETSAGSSRLHRRLAEMALEETLIYIQQTCPAESAVTMDPRIAQILRELQLSPAQRISLPELAKKSCLSTSRLSHLFKEQVGDTVLNVLCKIRLEKAAQLLTGTNRQITEIASDVGFDCTIYFTRKFKETFGETPSTYRRREQPAAIRE, from the coding sequence ATGGCTAAAAAACAAACCGATTATGCTATTTATAATGAACGTCCATACGGAATTTTAATTGCGGGTTATTATAACGAGACTGCTGATTATGCCATCCAGCGTCCCTCGGGCAGCAGAGATTGGCTGTTGATGTATACCGTCTCCGGAGAAGGGCAGGTTCAAAAGAACAACCAGAGCACCGTTACGTGCGGGGCTGGAGATATTGCCGTGCTTATGCCGGGTATTCCTCATCACTACGGAACAAAAGGGACGTCATGGGAATTTATTTGGGTTCATTTTATCCCGGATCCGGAATGGAGTACGTGGCTAAGGCTGCCCGGTTCGGATGAGCGGTTGTTCTTCCGGCATGTGGGGAAGGGGGATTCTCGCGACAGCATTCACGAAGCGTTAGCGCGGATGGTTCGGCATGAGACTTCCGCGGGAAGCTCGAGGCTGCACCGCCGTCTGGCGGAAATGGCGCTGGAGGAGACGCTGATTTATATTCAGCAGACTTGCCCGGCGGAGAGTGCCGTTACGATGGACCCAAGAATTGCCCAGATTCTGAGGGAGCTTCAATTGTCCCCAGCCCAAAGGATCAGCCTGCCGGAGCTTGCGAAGAAAAGCTGCTTGTCCACTTCGCGGCTGTCTCATCTGTTCAAAGAGCAGGTAGGGGACACGGTTCTGAATGTTCTATGTAAAATCCGGCTGGAGAAAGCGGCCCAGCTTCTGACGGGTACAAACCGGCAGATAACGGAAATCGCTTCTGATGTCGGATTCGACTGCACGATTTATTTTACCCGCAAGTTTAAGGAGACATTTGGCGAGACCCCTTCGACGTACAGAAGACGCGAGCAGCCAGCCGCTATAAGAGAATAG
- a CDS encoding oxidoreductase, whose protein sequence is MSKVKVGLVGFGLSGQVFHAPIIQSVEGMEIAKVVSSNFEKVGQYLLHAEVIASLAELLADESIDLVVITSPNQTHYAFAKQALLAGKHVVVEKPFVISSEEADDLIETARRQNKLLSVYQNRRWDNDFLTVKGLIEAGELGEIASYEAHYDRYRPEVSNRWRETAGPGSGMLYDLGSHLIDQALHLFGKPDTVYADLMAQRVGSEVTDYFHLILSYGAKRVILHSGSLVLRHGPKFQVHGSKGSFIKYGLDSQEDMLRKGGLPGQPEWGMDQEAWYGELTVPVDGKMETSKVKTQQGSYERFYEGIVQAITSNKPVPVAAEDARNTIKIIELAIQSSAEKKALPFQ, encoded by the coding sequence ATGAGTAAGGTTAAAGTTGGATTGGTTGGCTTCGGATTGTCGGGGCAAGTTTTCCACGCTCCAATTATTCAGTCGGTTGAAGGAATGGAGATCGCGAAGGTCGTGTCCAGCAATTTCGAAAAGGTAGGACAATACTTGCTGCATGCGGAAGTTATCGCCTCGCTTGCGGAGCTGCTGGCCGATGAAAGCATCGACCTTGTTGTCATTACATCGCCTAACCAGACGCATTATGCCTTTGCGAAGCAAGCTTTGCTTGCGGGCAAGCATGTTGTTGTCGAGAAGCCGTTTGTTATTTCGTCGGAAGAAGCAGATGATCTGATCGAGACGGCGAGGCGGCAAAACAAGCTGCTAAGCGTTTATCAGAACCGGAGATGGGATAACGATTTTCTCACCGTCAAAGGCCTTATCGAGGCTGGAGAGCTGGGAGAGATTGCATCCTACGAAGCGCATTATGACCGTTACCGTCCGGAAGTATCCAATAGATGGAGAGAAACGGCAGGTCCGGGTTCGGGCATGCTGTACGACCTGGGCTCGCATTTGATCGACCAGGCGCTGCATTTGTTCGGAAAGCCGGATACCGTATATGCCGATCTTATGGCGCAAAGAGTAGGCTCCGAGGTGACCGATTATTTCCACCTGATCTTAAGCTACGGCGCGAAAAGAGTTATCTTGCACAGCGGTTCGCTTGTGTTGCGGCATGGTCCGAAGTTCCAGGTGCATGGCAGCAAGGGCAGCTTTATCAAATACGGCCTGGATTCGCAGGAGGACATGCTGCGCAAAGGCGGCTTGCCGGGCCAGCCGGAGTGGGGCATGGATCAGGAAGCGTGGTACGGTGAGCTTACGGTACCGGTTGACGGCAAGATGGAGACCAGCAAGGTGAAGACGCAGCAGGGCAGCTATGAACGCTTCTACGAGGGAATAGTTCAGGCAATTACGTCGAATAAGCCCGTACCCGTTGCGGCTGAAGATGCCAGAAACACGATTAAAATCATTGAGCTGGCCATTCAAAGCAGCGCGGAGAAGAAGGCTTTGCCTTTCCAATAA
- a CDS encoding TetR/AcrR family transcriptional regulator, whose protein sequence is MNKKQQQTEQTKRKIADAARTLFVQKGYKATSIEDIVKATGCSAGNIYYHFKSKEGLFLHLIEDWNTEWEETWLAKEPQYKTTIDKLYGMAEHLAHDQLNHPLTKAVDEFFNNAEKNPEVEERINEMVKGYIDFNRDLLQRGIDSGEFQSSNVTGLAIILDSLMYGLNQHTRSMEREEALAAYRLAMDVFLHGIATPAR, encoded by the coding sequence GTGAATAAGAAGCAGCAGCAAACCGAGCAGACAAAGAGAAAGATAGCAGATGCGGCGCGGACATTGTTTGTGCAAAAGGGCTACAAAGCGACCTCTATCGAAGATATCGTCAAAGCGACAGGCTGCAGCGCAGGCAATATCTATTATCATTTCAAAAGCAAGGAAGGGCTGTTCCTGCATCTGATTGAGGATTGGAACACGGAATGGGAAGAGACTTGGCTCGCGAAGGAGCCGCAGTACAAGACCACCATCGATAAGCTGTATGGCATGGCCGAGCATCTGGCGCATGATCAGCTGAATCATCCGCTTACCAAAGCCGTTGACGAGTTCTTCAACAATGCGGAGAAAAATCCGGAAGTCGAAGAACGCATTAATGAGATGGTAAAAGGTTATATTGACTTTAACCGGGATTTGCTGCAACGGGGAATCGACAGCGGTGAATTTCAATCCTCGAATGTGACCGGACTTGCGATTATTTTGGACAGCTTGATGTACGGCCTGAATCAGCACACGCGATCAATGGAACGGGAGGAAGCTCTGGCGGCTTACCGGTTGGCTATGGACGTGTTTTTGCACGGCATTGCCACACCGGCCCGCTAG
- a CDS encoding glycoside hydrolase family 43 protein — protein MSVEQGKNQPFEAYLFVHFTGEHENGEQVYFSVSRDGLHWNDLNDSKPVLQSGIGEKGVRDPFIIRSPLDNKFYIIATDLRIANDKGWDTAQHRGSRSIIIWESADLVNWSKERSVEMDLPDAGCVWAPETIFDEEAGEHLIFWASMTKEDDLEPKQIIYSSRTKDFISFTKPEKYIERGNHVIDTTIIREGSTYYRYSKDETTKCITVESSNSLAASSFRELHSPVLDGLFGVEGPEVFKFNDRNEWCLMVDQYATGKGYLPLITEDLSSGQFRILNPEEYNLGAAKKRHGSFLNLTGAQYEALVEVWGTPGQ, from the coding sequence ATGTCAGTAGAACAAGGAAAGAATCAGCCCTTTGAGGCTTATCTGTTTGTGCATTTTACCGGCGAGCATGAGAATGGCGAGCAGGTTTATTTTTCGGTGAGCCGGGACGGGCTGCATTGGAATGATCTGAATGACAGCAAGCCGGTATTGCAATCCGGCATCGGCGAGAAAGGTGTGCGGGATCCGTTTATTATCCGCTCTCCGCTTGATAACAAGTTTTATATCATTGCGACGGATCTCCGCATTGCGAATGACAAAGGCTGGGATACGGCACAGCATCGCGGCAGCCGGTCGATTATCATTTGGGAGTCGGCGGATCTGGTGAATTGGTCAAAGGAGAGAAGCGTTGAGATGGATCTGCCGGATGCGGGCTGCGTCTGGGCACCGGAGACGATCTTTGACGAGGAAGCGGGAGAGCATCTGATTTTTTGGGCCTCGATGACCAAAGAAGACGATTTGGAGCCTAAGCAGATTATTTACAGCTCCCGGACGAAAGACTTTATTTCCTTTACGAAGCCGGAGAAATATATCGAACGCGGCAATCACGTGATCGATACGACGATTATTCGGGAAGGAAGCACGTATTACCGATATTCGAAGGACGAGACAACCAAATGCATAACGGTCGAGAGCAGCAATTCCTTAGCTGCTTCCTCGTTCCGGGAGCTGCATTCGCCGGTATTGGACGGGCTGTTCGGAGTGGAGGGGCCGGAAGTATTCAAGTTCAACGACCGAAACGAATGGTGCCTGATGGTCGATCAGTATGCCACCGGCAAGGGGTATCTGCCGCTTATTACGGAAGACTTGTCGAGCGGGCAGTTCCGTATTCTGAATCCGGAAGAGTATAACCTGGGGGCTGCGAAGAAGAGGCATGGTTCGTTCCTGAATCTGACCGGAGCTCAATATGAGGCGTTAGTAGAAGTTTGGGGCACTCCTGGCCAATAA
- a CDS encoding cation diffusion facilitator family transporter, with amino-acid sequence MESDRNKDSFWSLLKKGNTSSATAAVGNTAVAIVKGVAAVMTGSGAMFASTMHSIADAVNQGFVFAGSVLAEKKPTQRFPTGFGRVINLFCMIAVIVVTVMAYETIREGFHLLAHPSESHGFWINFIILLISIGVDGFVLHKAMKEIVHESRSEAKGLAIVAAAFKNVGRAAPPTRLVFYEDLVATTGAFLALIAVVVTSLTSFTLLDGVSTIMIGLLMVAVAFRVGYDNMVGLIGVAAPREVEEKVAQLIFSHGEVTDIYSMRILQEGRYYHVEGLIELKPGMTLAEADDIKFKVRDTLLLDPAIADVTIGIIEDNGVRNWQPQEAGV; translated from the coding sequence GTGGAATCGGACAGGAATAAGGACAGTTTTTGGAGTTTATTGAAAAAAGGGAATACGTCTTCGGCAACGGCGGCAGTCGGGAATACGGCAGTGGCTATCGTAAAAGGCGTAGCTGCGGTGATGACGGGAAGCGGCGCGATGTTTGCGTCCACCATGCACTCCATTGCGGATGCGGTGAATCAGGGCTTCGTATTTGCGGGCAGCGTGCTTGCCGAGAAAAAGCCGACGCAAAGATTTCCGACCGGATTCGGCCGGGTGATTAACCTGTTTTGCATGATTGCGGTTATTGTCGTTACGGTTATGGCTTACGAAACGATCAGAGAGGGCTTTCACTTGTTGGCCCACCCGTCCGAGTCGCATGGCTTCTGGATAAATTTTATTATCCTGCTTATCTCCATCGGCGTTGACGGCTTTGTTTTACATAAAGCGATGAAAGAAATTGTTCACGAATCGCGTTCAGAGGCGAAAGGTCTTGCCATTGTCGCGGCGGCGTTCAAAAATGTCGGACGGGCTGCGCCTCCGACGCGCCTCGTATTTTATGAAGATTTGGTTGCTACGACCGGTGCGTTTCTTGCGCTGATTGCCGTCGTTGTCACCTCGCTTACCAGCTTTACCTTGCTGGATGGCGTGTCGACCATTATGATCGGGCTTCTTATGGTGGCGGTGGCGTTCCGCGTAGGCTACGACAACATGGTTGGCCTGATTGGCGTGGCCGCGCCGCGGGAAGTCGAGGAGAAGGTTGCGCAGTTGATTTTCTCCCATGGGGAAGTAACCGATATTTATTCGATGCGAATTTTACAGGAAGGCCGTTACTACCACGTTGAAGGTCTGATTGAATTGAAGCCGGGGATGACGCTTGCGGAAGCCGATGATATCAAGTTCAAGGTGAGGGATACGCTTTTGCTTGATCCGGCGATCGCAGACGTTACGATAGGCATTATCGAAGATAACGGAGTCCGCAACTGGCAGCCGCAAGAGGCAGGCGTATAA
- a CDS encoding acetamidase/formamidase family protein, giving the protein MRNRLSWKVYTALSALMVFSSPVYVANADAKSLPKTHYLAANSENVRWGNIGKGDPVLTVNSGDIVTVEAITHHSGDDYERMIEGDAGVEDIFHWDQVEKNEALRGPGVHIMTGPIAVEGAEPGDVLEVKILDMKLRPNGNEKYAGKTFGVNAAANWGYLYGDMVEEPKKREVVTIYEMSSDGVTDYATALYSFKWTPQTDPDGKVHPTIDYPGVIVDHDTVEENFNVLEGVKVPVRLHFGTMGVAPKEADVVDSVPPSYFGGNVDDWRVTEGATMYYPVSVPGALLQVGDPHAGQGDAEINGTAIETSVTGDIQVILHKKADLNKKLNNLSYPLLENENEWVVHGFSYANYLAELGENAQKDIYNNSSIDKAMKDAAFKTKDFLMKGMDLTEDEAYSLMSVSTDFGITQVVDGNWGVHAVITKGQFGEAEQKTLGLRSAFESFGAKVGWNTPTQTVTISYNGNTLAMTIGQTTATYNGEKIKLTAPVQVSGGKAVISDYSASFYQSKLSKTN; this is encoded by the coding sequence ATGAGAAACCGTTTGTCATGGAAGGTTTATACAGCTTTATCTGCTTTGATGGTGTTTAGCTCGCCAGTATATGTCGCAAATGCTGACGCGAAATCATTGCCAAAGACGCATTATCTTGCCGCAAATTCAGAAAATGTACGTTGGGGCAATATCGGGAAAGGGGATCCGGTCCTTACCGTGAACTCCGGGGATATCGTAACGGTCGAGGCTATTACCCATCATTCCGGCGATGATTACGAGAGAATGATTGAAGGCGATGCGGGCGTAGAGGATATTTTCCACTGGGATCAAGTCGAGAAGAATGAAGCATTGCGCGGACCCGGCGTACATATTATGACCGGACCAATCGCGGTTGAAGGAGCCGAACCGGGCGACGTGTTGGAAGTGAAAATATTGGATATGAAGCTCCGTCCGAACGGGAATGAGAAGTACGCAGGCAAAACCTTCGGCGTCAACGCTGCCGCCAACTGGGGTTACTTGTATGGAGATATGGTGGAAGAACCAAAGAAACGGGAAGTGGTCACGATCTATGAGATGAGTTCGGACGGCGTTACCGACTATGCTACGGCATTATACAGCTTCAAGTGGACGCCTCAGACCGATCCTGACGGCAAAGTGCATCCAACCATCGATTATCCTGGCGTTATCGTTGACCACGATACCGTCGAAGAGAATTTCAACGTACTGGAAGGCGTTAAGGTTCCGGTCAGACTCCATTTCGGCACGATGGGCGTTGCACCGAAAGAAGCAGACGTTGTTGACTCCGTTCCTCCATCCTACTTCGGCGGCAATGTTGACGACTGGCGCGTAACGGAAGGCGCTACGATGTATTACCCTGTATCCGTCCCCGGCGCACTGCTGCAGGTCGGAGATCCGCATGCAGGCCAAGGAGATGCGGAAATTAACGGGACGGCCATCGAGACATCCGTGACCGGCGACATTCAAGTGATTTTGCACAAGAAAGCGGATTTGAACAAAAAGCTGAACAATCTCAGCTACCCGCTCCTTGAGAACGAGAATGAATGGGTTGTACACGGCTTCAGCTACGCGAACTACCTGGCAGAGCTCGGAGAAAATGCCCAGAAGGACATCTACAACAATTCCTCGATCGACAAGGCCATGAAAGACGCCGCGTTTAAAACAAAGGATTTTCTGATGAAAGGAATGGATCTGACGGAGGATGAAGCCTACTCCCTGATGTCCGTGTCCACCGACTTTGGGATTACGCAGGTCGTTGACGGCAACTGGGGCGTTCACGCCGTCATTACAAAAGGCCAGTTCGGCGAAGCGGAACAGAAGACTTTAGGGCTGCGAAGCGCCTTTGAAAGCTTTGGAGCCAAGGTCGGCTGGAATACGCCAACGCAAACCGTAACGATCAGCTATAACGGCAATACTCTGGCCATGACGATCGGCCAAACAACCGCAACCTATAACGGTGAAAAGATTAAGCTGACCGCCCCCGTACAGGTGTCAGGCGGAAAAGCGGTCATCAGCGATTATTCCGCAAGCTTCTATCAATCCAAGCTGTCCAAAACCAATTAA
- a CDS encoding MFS transporter, which produces MTLLLKNRGALLILMFNLLLVFTGIGLVIPIMPKFMETLGITGGIVGLLVAAFSLTQLLFSPLAGRLSDKFGRKRMIVIGMLVFAVSEAMFGFAESSVLLFVSRLLGGVSAAMIMPAVMAYAADITTKEERASGMGFINAAITTGFIIGPGIGGYIAEFGIRAPFYAAGAAGVLAAVINLIILPESKPVQEEATETSAAGKEQRGFITQLRYSYREPYFLALIIVFVMSFGLANFETVFGLFVDHKFGYEPKDIAFIITFGSIAGAVVQVTIFSWILRTFGERRVISICLLFAGLFIVLTLFVHKFWMVFAVTFIIFLAIDILRPAISTQMSMVAKDQQGYVAGLNSAFTSLGNIAGPIIAGFLFDMDINYPYTLACVVLLLCFALTLSDRKRALQEART; this is translated from the coding sequence ATGACCTTATTGCTTAAAAATCGGGGAGCTCTGCTTATCCTGATGTTTAATTTATTGCTAGTGTTCACGGGGATCGGGCTTGTTATCCCGATAATGCCGAAGTTTATGGAGACGCTTGGCATTACGGGAGGAATTGTGGGCCTGCTTGTGGCGGCGTTCTCGCTGACGCAGCTCTTGTTCTCGCCGCTTGCCGGACGGTTGTCCGACAAATTCGGCAGAAAAAGGATGATCGTTATCGGCATGCTTGTGTTTGCCGTCTCCGAGGCTATGTTCGGGTTCGCGGAATCCTCGGTCCTATTATTCGTATCCAGGCTGCTTGGCGGGGTTAGCGCCGCTATGATTATGCCGGCCGTGATGGCTTACGCGGCGGATATTACGACGAAGGAAGAGCGTGCGTCGGGCATGGGCTTTATAAACGCGGCCATTACGACCGGCTTTATTATTGGTCCCGGCATTGGCGGTTACATTGCCGAGTTTGGCATTCGGGCACCGTTTTACGCTGCCGGCGCAGCGGGTGTCCTTGCAGCCGTGATCAACCTGATTATTCTTCCGGAGTCGAAGCCCGTACAGGAAGAGGCAACGGAAACCTCCGCAGCCGGGAAGGAACAGCGCGGCTTTATCACGCAGCTGCGTTATTCGTATCGAGAGCCGTATTTCCTGGCCTTGATTATCGTTTTTGTCATGTCCTTTGGACTAGCGAACTTCGAGACGGTATTCGGATTGTTCGTCGACCACAAATTCGGCTATGAGCCGAAGGATATCGCCTTTATTATTACGTTTGGCTCCATTGCCGGCGCGGTCGTTCAGGTCACGATATTCAGCTGGATTCTAAGGACGTTTGGCGAGCGGCGGGTCATCTCCATATGTCTTTTGTTTGCCGGATTGTTTATCGTGCTGACGCTCTTTGTTCATAAGTTCTGGATGGTGTTTGCGGTAACGTTTATTATCTTCCTGGCGATAGATATTTTACGCCCGGCGATCAGTACGCAAATGTCGATGGTGGCGAAGGACCAGCAGGGCTATGTGGCGGGCTTGAACTCGGCCTTTACGAGCCTTGGCAATATAGCCGGACCAATCATCGCCGGATTCTTGTTCGATATGGATATTAATTACCCTTACACGCTTGCTTGCGTCGTTCTGCTTCTGTGCTTCGCATTGACGCTAAGCGATAGAAAACGCGCTCTGCAAGAGGCCCGGACGTAG